From Erwinia sp. HDF1-3R, one genomic window encodes:
- the livM gene encoding high-affinity branched-chain amino acid ABC transporter permease LivM: MSDASMHPGLAVRQILTESVLAGLCALVVFGPIVGIVLKGYSFTLAPGRVALLVAIVMAGRLLLSLLLQSAAGRKFVMRFEGTNDGVYVRPASHRSPLRWALPLLLVLALLFPFVATKYLLTVAILGLIYVLLGLGLNIVVGLAGLLDLGYVAFYAIGAYGLALGYQYLGLGFWSMLPLGALMAALAGALLGFPVLRMHGDYLAIVTLGFGEIIRLVLTNWVSFTGGPNGVSVPAPTLFGLEFGRRAKEGGTPIHEFLHIAFNPNLKFIFLYTVLILVVLLVLFIKHRLTRMPIGRAWEALREDEIACRSLGLNHVLVKLSAFMIGASTAGIAGVFFASYQGFVNPTSFTFFESALILAIVVLGGMGSTLGVVLAAFVLTVAPELLRSFAEYRVLLFGILMVLMMIWRPRGLVRTSRAGVAVRKGEAP, translated from the coding sequence ATGTCTGACGCTTCAATGCATCCAGGGCTGGCCGTCAGGCAGATCCTGACGGAGTCCGTGCTGGCCGGTCTTTGCGCGCTGGTGGTATTTGGTCCGATCGTGGGGATTGTCCTGAAAGGCTACAGCTTCACCCTTGCACCGGGACGCGTGGCGCTGCTGGTCGCCATCGTTATGGCGGGTCGGCTGCTGCTCAGCCTGCTGCTGCAAAGCGCGGCGGGACGTAAATTTGTTATGCGCTTTGAAGGGACAAACGACGGCGTCTACGTGCGTCCGGCCAGCCACCGATCGCCGCTGCGCTGGGCACTACCGCTGCTGCTGGTACTGGCGCTGCTGTTCCCGTTTGTTGCCACAAAGTATCTGCTGACCGTGGCGATCCTGGGGCTTATCTACGTGCTGCTGGGCCTGGGCCTGAATATTGTGGTGGGCCTGGCCGGGTTGCTTGACCTGGGTTACGTGGCCTTTTATGCCATCGGGGCCTACGGGCTGGCGCTGGGCTACCAGTATCTGGGGCTGGGGTTCTGGTCAATGCTGCCGCTGGGGGCTTTAATGGCGGCGCTGGCGGGCGCGCTGCTTGGGTTCCCGGTACTGCGCATGCACGGAGATTATCTGGCAATTGTCACCCTGGGATTTGGTGAAATTATCCGTCTGGTGCTGACCAACTGGGTAAGTTTCACCGGCGGACCAAACGGCGTCTCCGTTCCCGCCCCGACGCTTTTCGGGCTGGAGTTTGGCCGACGGGCGAAGGAGGGCGGTACGCCGATCCATGAATTTCTGCATATTGCGTTTAACCCTAACCTGAAGTTTATCTTCCTCTACACGGTGCTGATTCTGGTGGTACTGCTGGTGTTGTTTATTAAGCACCGACTGACGCGCATGCCGATTGGTCGTGCCTGGGAAGCGCTGCGGGAGGATGAAATTGCCTGTCGGTCGCTGGGGCTGAATCACGTACTGGTGAAGCTGTCGGCCTTTATGATCGGTGCCTCTACCGCCGGTATTGCCGGAGTATTTTTTGCCAGCTATCAGGGGTTTGTTAACCCGACCTCCTTTACCTTTTTTGAGTCGGCGCTGATCCTCGCCATTGTGGTGTTGGGCGGTATGGGATCAACGCTCGGCGTGGTGCTGGCGGCCTTCGTGCTGACCGTGGCACCGGAGCTGCTGCGCAGCTTTGCTGAGTATCGCGTGCTGCTGTTTGGCATCCTGATGGTGCTGATGATGATCTGGCGACCACGCGGGCTGGTGCGCACCAGCCGGGCGGGCGTAGCCGTGCGCAAAGGGGAGGCACCATGA